In Aspergillus nidulans FGSC A4 chromosome IV, a single window of DNA contains:
- a CDS encoding protein nop16 (transcript_id=CADANIAT00000801), giving the protein MGNIRQAKKNRSSAPKQRMKRKGVLKSGKKKINVLGNAIIAENWDRKATLTQNYRRLGLMHRLNAPSGGSEKRKTENGLEEVASSLHIKGSVDAMKDSAISETLVERDPKTGKIIRVIRKDDEQVEIAGRKVRSSNPLNDPLNDLSDNEPEIKPQVKKAANQIVQQLEIQADNVAPKKPRHQSKREEEWITRLIEKHGDNYAAMARDRKLNPMQQTEGDLRRRINKWKIYTTIPSQYEVCFLILALWT; this is encoded by the exons ATGGGTAATATTCGTcaggcaaagaagaaccGCTCCTCGGCGCCCAAGCAAAGGATGAAGCGCAAGGGCGTGCTTAAGagcggaaagaagaagatcaatgTGCTGGGTAACGCCATCATCGCGGAAAACTG GGACCGCAAGGCGACACTTACACAAAACTACCGTCGGCTGGGCCTGATGCACCGCCTAAACGCACCATCAGGAGGATCCGAGAAGCGCAAAACCGAGAATGGCCTGGAGGAAGTTGCGAGCTCGCTTCACATCAAGGGTAGCGTCGATGCAATGAAGGACTCCGCCATCAGCGAAACATTGGTGGAACGGGATCCCAAGACCGGCAAAATTATTCGAGTGATCCGAAAAGACGACGAACAGGTTGAGATCGCGGGGCGCAAAGTCCGTAGCTCGAACCCGCTCAATGACCCGCTAAACGACCTATCCGATAATGAGCCCGAAATCAAACCGCAAGTGAAGAAAGCTGCAAACCAGATCGTTCAACAACTTGAGATCCAGGCCGATAACGTAGCACCAAAGAAGCCCCGGCATCAGAGCAAGCGGGAGGAGGAATGGATCACAAGGCTGATTGAGAAACACGGTGACAACTATGCCGCTATGGCGCGGGACAGGAAGTTAAACCCGATGCAGCAGACTGAGGGTGACTTGCGACGGAGGATCAACAAGTGGAAG ATATACACTACAATACCCTCCCAATATGAAGTGTGCTTCTTGATTCTGGCACTTTGGACATAA
- a CDS encoding uncharacterized protein (transcript_id=CADANIAT00000802), whose translation MSPVLIALTFILTLVIPQSALTQAQLRYLSDSKTNHLLCPAPNKQYCAAASLQSSSIISFGFERAGVCYESSLKSGDAVCAFNGTGYTREGLEVNAPETILCDGISSFSIIPPFAENHSKREGEGGTTSIEYFSSSQSPVPILRAHENLGQYPSYFPIQV comes from the exons ATGAGCCCCGTCCTTATAGCgctcaccttcatcctcaccctcgtcaTCCCCCAATCGGCCCTCACCCAGGCCCAACTCAGATA CCTCAGTGATTCCAAAACTAACCACCTCCTCTGCCCTGCCCCAAACAAGCAGTACTGCGCCGCAGCATCCTTACAGAGCTCGTCCATCATCTCCT TCGGATTCGAACGAGCTGGTGTTT GTTATGAATCGTCCTTAAAATCAGGAGATGCGGTGTGCGCTTTCAATGGGACAGGATATACCCGCGAAGGACTGGAAGTGAATGCCCCAGAGACAATTCTGTGTGATGGCATTTCCTCGTTTTCTATTATTCCTCCATTCGCCGAGAACCACAgcaaaagagaaggagaaggaggcacCACAAGCATCGAATACTTTTCCAGTTCTCAGTCGCCAGTCCCTATATTGCGTGCACATGAGAACCTCGGTCAGTATCCGTCTTACTTCCCGATCCAGG TGTAG
- a CDS encoding putative ABC bile acid transporter (transcript_id=CADANIAT00000803): MEYGRLGGCRVIWDSPNARLSPCAVAYFCLVPAAIILWASLSHVLQKLPFVRRPKWATPFVKEVPPGADLPLEHAKHRLGWVICLLVVSSIGAAAQVIKLVLNDPDLASFILLFSWSGAVLLTAIERPRKCPTVLFPYFLTTGIIECAFIVNRDAYAVSNLFGFQLAAAAALLGCAVTLAMPLRPASLPCIDISAVGQKPSSNFRSPEDNLRLWQFFTVSWMAPLMAIGKKRQLDEDDVWYLGFEFQHKRLHEKFRQLQGSVLSRLLQANGIDIFIISAISIVQMICGLTPSLLAAQSRVLNLWYGRRCYERSRGEMMMMVYEKALVRKNVFDQAPGDKPAEDEQQHEEQAGTSPKVSWLWRFLTSWRAPRKEKSKAPVSMGKIFNLLRGDVYEVAQRFWEIDTLLNQPLGLVIAVVLVWKVLGPSCFLGILVILVAQSINALITRTLLRWERVRRVATDARLQVSSQFVEALRHLRWYGWQDHWLQQVMEARNVELRLRVITRLWGLAITFVSTFASGLFPVVALYAYTLLAGHPLSIDIIFPALQLFTMLEARLSEIPSLITVLINASIAMERIEDFMTEPDKESRAVTSFGDSAPLRLQSCSFAWPGKTSPVLSDIDLSFSPGLTVIYGKVGSGKTALLQALLGELDRTKGTSCISSEMMGYCAQTPWLQSMSIRDNILFSSPYDEQRYKRVLDACALLPDLSNFKHGDLSFVGENGIGLSGGQKARVALARAVYSTARILLLDDPLSALDHNTAETIVRKCLTGRLMDGRVVVLVTHRIQLVRHLANQIVRIEDGRAMVESAESVEDGVDEISDSQKASNNPDAVDEAELEDHSAAVPSKFIEEEHRAEWGVKAAVYWNYIKAGKYRWWLALIIVISVYRLAAIAQSWFLKEWGEAYNEVTNVFGHPTWESASEQWTTFSAIPRPLWWMPPNPLDKFPAPIEDVRPWLLVFLEVTTFTAVIMLIARLFMLIIVYCAGQKLFQEVMQGVSHATFRYFDVTPVGRLMNRLTSDIGVVDGDISQQFQLIAFQIITWISSVLVIASVKPIFLAFSVLFTTIFVYTFLHFLPTSQSLRRLEMVSLSPLISNFGELLHGLTTVRAFHAEPRFQDRVITVVDKFQGMDHFYWSLQTWLSYRFQSLSALSTFALTALALYTDVTPGLAAFALIAANSFIISTNILCRQYGQLQMDFVSVERVDELLHVDQEPPGTITPPASWPRFGADIVFENVEIRYAPHLDPSLKNINLRIPGGSTTALIGRTGSGKSTLAISLLAVATPAPPLDPGSSSSSGQILIDGIDISQVDKQALRSRVTFVAQDPVLFAGSIRKNLDPVSEYTDTECEAVLNRICNGNSNGNNGGNKRNWTLSTNVDAGGRNLSQGERQLIGIARAVLRRSPIVILDEATASIDNESSLEIQQVLREEMRESTVVTIAHRLEAIKDADYFVELEGGAVKRSGFVREIKT, translated from the exons ATGGAGTATGGCAGACTGGGTGGGTGTCGAGTCATCTGG GACTCGCCCAATGCTCGACTATCGCCATGCGCAGTCGCATATTTTTGCCTGGTCCCAGCGGCTATCATTCTATGGGCTTCACTGAGCCATGTTCTTCAGAAACTGCCTTTTGTCCGCCGGCCAAAATGGGCCACGCCTTTTGTTAAAGAAGTTCCCCCAGGTGCAGACCTGCCTTTGGAGCATGCAAAGCATCGTCTGGGCTGGGTCATATGTCTCTTGGTGGTTTCATCCATTGGTGCCGCTGCGCAAGTCATTAAACTCGTGCTTAATGACCCGGATCTTGCTAGTtttattcttcttttttcttgg TCGGGGGCTGTACTACTGACGGCTATTGAGCGCCCGAGGAAGTGTCCGACAGTACTTTTCCCATACTTCCTGACTACAGGGATCATAGAATGTGCTTTCATCGTAAACCGCGATGCTTATGCAGTATCTAACTTGTTTGGTTTTCAgctggcagcagcggccgCTTTATTGGGTTGCGCTGTCACGCTTGCAATGCCCCTTCGCCCGGCTTCGCTTCCCTGCATTGATATCAGTGCCGTGGGGCAGAAACCGTCCAGTAATTTTCGAAGTCCGGAGGACAATCTGCGGCTCTGGCAATTCTTCACAGTATCCTGGATGGCTCCCTTGATGGCCATAGGTAAAAAGCGGCAGCTAGACGAAGATGACGTTTGGTATCTCGGGTTCGAGTTTCAGCACAAGAGGCTGCACGAGAAGTTTCGGCAGCTCCAGGGAAGTGTCCTTAGCCGCCTACTTCAGGCCAACGGCATCGatatttttattattagcGCAATTTCAATCGTGCAAATGATATGTGGTCTGACACCCTCCCTAT TAGCTGCGCAGTCGCGAGTGTTGAATCTGTGGTACGGAAGAAGATGCTACGAACGCAGTCGTGGTgaaatgatgatgatggtgtaCGAGAAAGCTTTGGTGAGGAAAAATGTATTCGACCAAGCCCCCGGTGATAAGCCTGCGGAAGATGAGCAGCAACACGAAGAGCAAGCTGGTACTTCCCCGAAAGTATCTTGGCTCTGGAGATTTTTGACCTCGTGGCGAGCACCTCGTAAAGAAAAGTCCAAAGCTCCAGTTTCGATGGGAAAAattttcaatctccttcgcgGTGATGTATATGAGGTGGCTCAGCGGTTCTGGGAGATTGACACATTGCTAAATCAACCACTGGGCTTGGTGATAGCAGTGGTTCTTGTCTGGAAAGTGCTTGGACCGTCCTGCTTCCTTGGAATCTTGGTAATATTAGTGGCGCAGTCTATTAATGCACTAATCACTCGCACGCTTCTTCGCTGGGAGAGAGTGCGAAGGGTTGCAACGGACGCGAGGCTTCAGGTCTCGTCTCAGTTTGTGGAAGCACTCCGCCATCTCCGTTGGTATGGTTGGCAAGACCACTGGCTTCAGCAAGTCATGGAGGCTCGTAATGTCGAGTTAAGACTTCGCGTCATAACTAGGCTATGGGGTCTTGCCATTACCTTTGTCAGTACCTTTGCTAGCGGCCTCTTTCCCGTCGTGGCTCTTTATGCCTATACGCTGTTGGCCGGCCATCCGCTAAGCATTGACATTATATTTCCCGCACTACAACTCTTCACTATGCTTGAGGCTCGGCTTAGCGAAATACCGAGTTTGATCACTGTGTTAATCAATGCGTCTATTGCTATGGAGCGGATAGAAGACTTTATGACTGAGCCTGATAAGGAAAGCAGGGCTGTCACATCGTTCGGAGATTCCGCTCCACTACGGCTGCAGTCTTGCTCCTTTGCTTGGCCTGGAAAAACCTCACCTGTCCTATCTGATATCGACCTGAGCTTCTCTCCGGGTCTCACTGTTATCTACGGTAAGGTGGGATCTGGGAAGACAGCTCTCCTCCAAGCGCTCCTGGGCGAGCTAGACAGAACAAAAGGAACTTCCTGTATATCCAGTGAAATGATGGGATATTGTGCGCAGACACCTTGGCTGCAGAGTATGAGTATCCGGGATAACATTTTGTTCTCCTCTCCGTACGATGAGCAGCGATACAAGCGAGTATTAGACGCTTGTGCACTACTTCCGGATCTGTCCAATTTCAAGCACGGCGACCTGTCATTTGTTGGTGAGAATGGGATAGGGCTTTCTGGAGGACAGAAGGCACGCGTTGCCCTCGCTAGGGCGGTTTACAGCACGGCTAGGATATTGCTGCTTGACGATCCTTTGTCAGCACTGGACCATAATACGGCCGAGACAATTGTTCGAAAGTGTCTAACAGGCCGTCTAATGGATGGTCGTGTAGTCGTTCTAGTCACGCACCGCATCCAACTTGTTCGTCATCTTGCTAACCAGATTGTGCGCATTGAGGATGGCCGGGCGATGGTGGAGTCTGCTGAGTCTGTGGAGGATGGTGTCGACGAAATAAGTGATAGTCAGAAGGCCTCAAACAATCCCGATGCAGTGGATGAGGCGGAGCTTGAAGACCACTCAGCGGCCGTTCCGTCCAAGTTCATTGAGGAAGAACACCGCGCTGAATGGGGCGTCAAAGCGGCAGTCTACTGGAATTACATCAAAGCTGGAAAGTACAGGTGGTGGTTGGCACTAATCATTGTGATTTCGGTATATCGTCTAGCTGCAATCGCGCAGTCCTGGTTTCTGAAGGAATGGGGAGAGGCATATAACGAAGTCACCAACGTGTTTGGGCACCCTACCTGGGAATCTGCCTCTGAACAGTGGACAACATTCTCAGCCATACCAAGGCCACTGTGGTGGATGCCACCAAATCCACTTGACAAGTTCCCTGCGCCGATTGAGGACGTGCGGCCGTGGTTGCTGGTCTTTCTCGAAGTTACGACATTCACGGCTGTCATAATGCTTATTGCTCGACTCTTCATGCTTATCATCGTTTATTGCGCGGGTCAGAAGCTCTTCCAGGAAGTTATGCAGGGCGTCAGCCATGCAACCTTCAGATACTTTGATGTGACTCCTGTCGGGCGGTTGATGAACAGACTGACATCAGACATCGGTGTCGTTGATGGTGATATCAGCCAGCAATTTCAGCTCATTGCCTTTCAAATAATCACCTGGATATCCTCCGTGCTTGTCATCGCCTCCGTCAAGCCAAtattcctcgccttctcagTATTATTCACCACCATATTTGTATACACATTCCTGCATTTTCTCCCAACTTCACAGAGTCTCCGACGGTTAGAAATGGTTTCCCTGAGCCCTCTGATATCCAACTTCGGCGAGCTCCTCCACGGCCTAACCACAGTTCGCGCTTTTCATGCCGAGCCCCGTTTCCAGGACAGGGTAATAACTGTTGTCGACAAGTTCCAAGGCATGGACCACTTCTACTGGTCCCTACAGACCTGGCTCTCCTACCGTTTCCAGAGCCTTTCCGCCCTCTCCACTTTTGCCCTGACTGCTCTAGCCCTCTACACTGACGTAACCCCGGGTCTCGCAGCGTTCGCCCTCATCGCAGCAAACAGCTTCATAATCTCCACCAACATTCTTTGCAGACAGTATGGCCAACTGCAGATGGATTTTGTATCAGTCGAACGCGTCGACGAGCTCCTTCATGTTGACCAAGAGCCGCCAGGAACAATTACGCCTCCAGCGTCCTGGCCGAGATTCGGGGCGGATATCGTCTTTGAAAATGTTGAAATCCGCTACGCGCCACATCTAGACCCGTCCCTGAAAAACATCAATCTCCGGATCCCCGGCggctcaacaacagccctgATCGGCCGAACCGGAAGTGGGAAGTCAACTCTCGCAATCTCGCTGCTTGCAGTGGCCACCCCGGCCCCTCCCCTAGACCCAGGCTCGAGTTCAAGTTCCGGTCAGATCCTCATTGACGGTATCGACATCTCCCAGGTCGACAAACAGGCCCTTCGCTCCCGTGTCACCTTCGTCGCCCAAGACCCGGTCCTATTTGCCGGCAGCATCCGCAAAAACCTTGACCCTGTTTCCGAGTACACAGACACCGAATGCGAAGCCGTACTGAACCGCATCTGCAATGGTAACAGTAACGGCAACAACGGTGGCAACAAACGCAACTGGACACTAAGCACGAACGTCGATGCCGGTGGCCGCAACCTTAGCCAGGGCGAGCGCCAACTTATTGGCATTGCCAGGGCCGTATTGCGCCGTAGCCCGATTGTAATTTTGGATGAGGCGACGGCATCGATCGACAATGAGAGCTCGCTGGAGATTCAGCAAGTGCTTAGGGAGGAGATGAGGGAGTCGACAGTTGTGACGATTGCACATCGGCTGGAGGCGATCAAGGATGCGGATTATTTTGTTGAGTTGGAAGGGGGCGCTGTAAAGAGGAGCGGGTTTGTGAGGGAAAT AAAGACTTGA
- a CDS encoding PEX28-32 family peroxisomal membrane protein (transcript_id=CADANIAT00000804): protein MQEYTPGAFADRDDPTPPLRGRQTASTDDQISSRHERSVSSIRQSMQDRLLTKILEQVVPVEDVHDESVSVGAKPVPPDAQRPAFSLPLMGNNFRRFNARIGIVFHFQEQVERLFAWKQPSHTFSFLFVYSFICLDPHLLVVLPIATILLFVMVPTFLARHPPPPSTSTSSITPYYSYQGPALAPPKTIKPAPETSKDFFRNMRDLQNCMADFSDLHDSAVSALAPMTNFSNEKLSSAVFLSCTVLTAVLFLTAHLIPWRYIMLIGGNAALLSKHPNIQEFLQGLAAELGSEELTQVPSGKAPAPHMPFMKLLDDISLDSYPEEREVEIFEIQYRSLAPYAEQDWETFLFSAVPYDPLSPSRIAGDRPKGCRFFEDVQPPAGWAWKSKKWELDLDCREWVVERMITGVGFEVPGSPSESGAGSDEIGGWVWDLPSASSLRSDDDVASALGYGTLGQIGEKKKGKKKGKERATQDYEEKGSPGSNVMGEWRRRRWVRIVQRISMPAEKEKAKSRGNNA, encoded by the exons ATGCAGGAATACACCCCCGGTGCCTTCGCTGACCGCGATGATCCCACCCCGCCTTTACGAGGTCGACAGACCGCATCAACAGACGATCAAATCTCCAGCCGCCATGAGAGATCGGTATCGAGCATCCGTCAGTCCATGCAAGATAGGCTTCTCACAAA AATCCTAGAACAGGTCGTCCCCGTGGAAGATGTGCACGATGAATCGGTCTCGGTGGGCGCAAAGCCCGTCCCTCCAGATGCTCAGCGACCGGCTTTCAGTCTTCCTCTGATGGGCAACAACTTTCGACGATTCAATGCGAG AATCGGTATTGTTTTCCACTTTCAGGAGCAGGTTGAGCGCCTATTTGCCTGGAAGCAACCGTCCCATACTTTTTCGTTCCTGTTCGTCTACTCTTTTATATGTCTCGATCCCCATCTACTGGTCGTACTACCCATTGCGACGATACTTCTATTTGTCATGGTACCTACGTTCCTGGCGCGCCatcctccgccgccctcAACGTCAACATCCAGCATAACTCCATACTACTCGTATCAGGGCCCTGCGCTGGCTCCGCCAAAGACGATCAAACCTGCGCCAGAGACGTCCAAAGACTTCTTTCGCAACATGCGGGACCTGCAGAATTGCATGGCCGACTTCTCTGATCTGCACGACTCGGCAGTTTccgctcttgctccaatGACAAACTTCTCCAACGAAAAACTGTCTTCCGCTGTTTTTCTCTCGTGCACAGTCCTAACAGCCGTACTATTTCTGACTGCACATCTTATTCCCTGGAGGTATATCATGCTTATTGGCGGCAATGCCGCACTCTTATCGAAGCATCCCAACATTCAAGAATTCCTTCAGGGTCTCGCCGCTGAACTTGGCAGCGAAGAGTTGACCCAGGTACCCTCTGGCAAAGCACCAGCCCCGCATATGCCCTTCATGAAACTGTTAGATGACATATCACTGGACTCATACCCCGAGGAACGTGAGGTGGAGATATTCGAGATCCAATACCGTTCACTAGCCCCTTACGCCGAGCAGGACTGGGAAACGTTTCTTTTCAGCGCGGTACCATACGATCCCTTATCCCCCTCTCGCATCGCAGGCGATCGGCCCAAGGGGTGCCGATTCTTCGAAGACGTCCAGCCCCCAGCCGGTTGGGcgtggaagagcaagaaatGGGAGCTAGATCTCGACTGCCGGGAATGGGTTGTTGAGCGTATGATCACAGGCGTTGGCTTTGAAGTGCCAGGGAGCCCTTCCGAAAGCGGTGCCGGCTCTGATGAGATTGGTGGTTGGGTTTGGGACCTTCCATCGGCGTCATCCCTTAGGAGCGACGATGATGTAGCGTCTGCCCTTGGATATGGGACCCTTGGTCAGATtggggagaaaaagaaaggcaagaagaagggcaaggaaaGGGCTACCCAGGACTacgaggagaaggggagtCCTGGGTCCAATGTTATGGGTGAGTGGAGGCGAAGACGCTGGGTGCGGATCGTCCAACGCATCAGTATGCCagcagaaaaggagaaggccaagagCCGTGGTAACAATGCCTGA